GAACCGTGCCGCTCGATCAGGGCGAGGAGGCGCAACTGCCCGGGCTCCATCAGCATTAAAAGAGCTTAAGCCTGAGCCGGTGAACATTTACTTCCCTGAAGCGGCGTCGGTTCGGCAGCCTGGAGGCATGCCGATCCACCTCCCGGCGTTCATCGCCACCACCTGGTTGCTGGCGATGCTGCCCGGCGTCGGGCAGGCCCTCATCCTGCGGCAGGCCCTCGACGGCGGCGCCCGCCGGGCCTGGGCCAGCATCGGCGGCACCTGCACCGGGCTGCTGATCTGGACCACCGCCGCGGCCGCCGGGCTCTCCGCGGTGCTGCTGGCCAATCCGCACGCGTACGCGGCCGTCCGGATCGCCGGCGGTGTGCTGCTCGGCGCGCTGGGCGTGAGCACGCTGCTGGCGCTGCGCCGGCGCACCGTGGCCGTCGCCGTCGCGACGCCCGGCTATCGGCGGGCCTTCGCCGCCGGCCTGGCCACCAACCTCGGCAACCCCAAGGCCGGCGTGTTCGCCATCTCGCTGCTGCCGCAGTTCCTGTCGGCACACGGCCCGGTCTTCCTCTCCAGCATCGCCCTCGGCGCCCTGTGGGCCCTGGTCACCGGCGCCTGGTACGTGCTGTTCACCTGGATCGTCAACCGCGGCCGCACGCTGGTGTCGAGGCCCGCCGTCCACCGCGGCCTGCAACTGGTCACGGGCTGCGTGCTGCTCTGCCTCGGCACGGCGGTGGCGGCGGGGATCTAGCCTGGGCTGATGCTGCTCGCGCTGCCGTTCCGGGGCACCTGGCGGGTGCGCAACAGTCCCGCGCGGCGGGTGCCGAGCCACGGCACCCACCTGTTCGCGACGACGTACGCCATGGATTTCATCGCTGTTCGAGACGGCCGGACGGCACCGACGCGCGACTGGCGCACGCTGCTGGCCACCGAGCCACCGGACCGGTTCTTCGCCTTCGGCCTGCCGATCCTCGCGCCGGCCGCCGGCACCGTGGCGGCGGTGCATTCCGGCGCCCCCGACCACGAGGCACGCCGTTCACCGTTGGCGCTGGCGGGCTACGCGCTGACCCAGGCGTCCCGGGCCGGGGGCGGCGCGGCGGCGATCGCCGGCAACCACGTGATCCTCGCGGTCGAGGGCGGCTATGTCGTGCTCGCACACCTGCGGGCCGGTTCTGTCCGGGTGCGGGTGGGCGACGCGGTGGTGGCCGGCCAGGAGGTGGGGCTGTGCGGCAACTCCGGCAACTCGACCCAGCCACACCTGCACCTCCAGGCGATGGACGGGCTCGACCCCTTCGCCGCCCGCGGGTTGCCGATGGAGTTCCGGTCCTACCGCGTGTCGGGCCGGCCGGGCATCGTCGATCGAGGCGTCCCGGGGGAGTCGGAGATCGTGGAGCCGGGCTAGGGTGTCCCGTCGTGACTGCGGACGACTGGCTGGCGGACACCCGAACCTCCTACGACACCGTGGCGCTCAGCTACGCGGCGACGATGGTCGACTCGATCGAGGGCGCGCCGGAGTTGCGGGCGGCGCTGGCGCGATTCGCCGACCTGGTCCACGACGCGGGCGGCGGCCCGGTGCTCGACGCGGGCTGCGGCCCCGGCCACGTGACCGCACACCTGCACGCGCTCGGCGTCGACGGGTTCGGCGTCGACCTCTCGCCGGGAATGGTCGACGTGGCCAGGCGCGACCACCCGCACCTGCGGTTCTCGGTCGGCTCGATGACCGCGCTCGACCTCGCCGACGCGTCGGTGAGCGGGCTGCTGGCGTTCTGGTCGCTGGTGCACGTCCCGGACGACGCGGTGCCGACCATCTTCGCGGAGTTCCGGCGCGTGCTGCGGCCGGGCGGGCCGTTGCTGGTCGGGTTCCACGCCGGCACCGGGTCGCGCCTCAAGACCGAGGGCTACGGCGGACACCCGATGAAGGTGTACGTCCACCGCCGCCAACCCGACCAGGTCGCCGGCTGGCTGCGCGACGCGGGCTTCACGGTCATCGACGAGGCACTGCCCGGCATCGACCCGGGGATCCTGTTCGCCCGGCGGCCGGCCATATGAACGAGGTCCGCGCTCGGTTCACCGCGGACACTGTGACCGTCTATCAGGCCTACTCATCCGCGATCGCGCTGCCGGCCCTGGCACACGGCGGCTTCGTCCCGCCGTTCAGTCGCGACCGGATGACGTGGATCAAGCCGTCGTTCCTGTGGATGATGTATCGCTGCGGGTGGCCACCAAGCCCGGCCAGGAAAATGTGCTGGCGATCGAGATCACCAGGACCGGGTTCGAGTGGGCGCTGGCGAACGCCTGCCTGAGCCACTTCGACCGGGACCGCTACCCGTCCAGCGGGGACTGGTCGCGGCAGCTCAAGGCCAGCCCGGTGCGGGTGCAGTGGGACCCGGAACGCTCGCTCTCCCTCAAGCCGCTGCCGCACCGGTCACTCCAGGTAGGGCTGACCGGTGTCGCCGCGGCCCGGTACGTCGACGAATGGATCACCGGCATCACCGAGGTGACCGGCACGGCACGCGCGATCAGGGAACTGCTGCGCGCCGGCGACGACACCGCTGCCCGCGCGCTGCTGCCGGTCGAGCGCGTTTACCCGCTTCCGGCACCCGTCGCAGCGAACATCGGGGCGGCCATCGACTAGCCGCCGTCCTTATTGGACGAACTGCTGCCCGCCGTCGATGTCGTACGTCGCGCCGGTCAATGCGGTGTTGGTCATGATGTGCACCGCGAGCGCCGCGACGTCTTGCGCTGTCACGACCCGGCCGATCGGGTTGGTGGTGCGCAGTTCCTCGCGGCGCGCGTCGAGGTCGTCGCCGAGCAGCCGGGCCGACAGCGGGGTGTCGACGAAGCCGGCCGCGATCAGGTTGGCCCGCACCGGCGCGATCTCGAGTGCCAGGGAGGCGATGAACGGCGGGAGTGCCGCGGTGCCGGCCGAGACGATCCCCAGGCCGCGGGCGATCCGCCGGC
This genomic interval from Asanoa ferruginea contains the following:
- a CDS encoding LysE family translocator; translated protein: MPIHLPAFIATTWLLAMLPGVGQALILRQALDGGARRAWASIGGTCTGLLIWTTAAAAGLSAVLLANPHAYAAVRIAGGVLLGALGVSTLLALRRRTVAVAVATPGYRRAFAAGLATNLGNPKAGVFAISLLPQFLSAHGPVFLSSIALGALWALVTGAWYVLFTWIVNRGRTLVSRPAVHRGLQLVTGCVLLCLGTAVAAGI
- a CDS encoding M23 family metallopeptidase, which encodes MLLALPFRGTWRVRNSPARRVPSHGTHLFATTYAMDFIAVRDGRTAPTRDWRTLLATEPPDRFFAFGLPILAPAAGTVAAVHSGAPDHEARRSPLALAGYALTQASRAGGGAAAIAGNHVILAVEGGYVVLAHLRAGSVRVRVGDAVVAGQEVGLCGNSGNSTQPHLHLQAMDGLDPFAARGLPMEFRSYRVSGRPGIVDRGVPGESEIVEPG
- a CDS encoding class I SAM-dependent methyltransferase — translated: MTADDWLADTRTSYDTVALSYAATMVDSIEGAPELRAALARFADLVHDAGGGPVLDAGCGPGHVTAHLHALGVDGFGVDLSPGMVDVARRDHPHLRFSVGSMTALDLADASVSGLLAFWSLVHVPDDAVPTIFAEFRRVLRPGGPLLVGFHAGTGSRLKTEGYGGHPMKVYVHRRQPDQVAGWLRDAGFTVIDEALPGIDPGILFARRPAI